A single genomic interval of Acidimicrobiales bacterium harbors:
- a CDS encoding CHAD domain-containing protein, translated as MSYQWKAGEGVANGFRRIAVEELTEALDGLADPTVLGVEATVHGARKHCKKVRGLARLVRPGLAKADFRAVNQGTRDAAAELSSFRDAHALLATFDRLLVAPAGELERHDLDVVRDELARRADEASRAVATGGDKVEAARAGLEAVREIVVDCDVEDDLDVLLLGARTTYERGRDAMTQAAKAEHDEDLHEWRKREKDLWYATRLVAAAAPAVLGPQAKLLHVLSEDLGDDHDLAVLSDLVGVDPEAFGGEDAARPALDRASRARTDLQHHAFGLGGQVYAESPKAFTRRLKAYWRAWEHGDPDLPAD; from the coding sequence GTGAGCTACCAGTGGAAGGCCGGCGAGGGCGTTGCCAACGGGTTCCGCCGTATTGCCGTCGAGGAGCTGACCGAGGCCCTCGACGGCCTGGCCGACCCGACCGTTCTGGGGGTGGAGGCGACCGTCCACGGTGCCCGCAAGCACTGCAAGAAGGTCCGGGGGCTGGCCCGCCTCGTCCGCCCGGGATTGGCCAAGGCGGACTTCCGCGCCGTCAACCAGGGGACCCGGGACGCGGCCGCCGAGCTCTCCTCGTTCCGCGACGCCCACGCCCTGCTGGCAACCTTCGACCGGCTGCTCGTCGCACCCGCGGGCGAGCTCGAGCGCCACGACCTCGACGTGGTGCGCGACGAGCTGGCCCGGCGGGCCGACGAGGCCAGTCGTGCCGTCGCCACCGGCGGCGACAAGGTCGAGGCCGCTCGGGCCGGGCTGGAGGCGGTGCGCGAGATCGTCGTGGACTGCGACGTCGAGGACGACCTCGACGTGCTCCTCCTGGGTGCCCGCACCACCTACGAGCGGGGCCGGGACGCGATGACCCAGGCGGCGAAGGCCGAGCACGACGAGGACCTCCACGAGTGGCGCAAGCGCGAGAAGGACCTCTGGTACGCCACCCGCCTGGTCGCGGCCGCGGCCCCGGCGGTGCTCGGGCCGCAGGCGAAGCTGCTGCACGTGCTGTCCGAGGACCTCGGCGACGACCACGACCTCGCCGTCCTGTCGGACCTCGTCGGCGTCGACCCCGAGGCCTTCGGCGGCGAGGACGCTGCGCGACCGGCGCTCGACCGGGCCTCCCGTGCCCGCACCGATCTCCAGCACCACGCGTTCGGACTCGGCGGGCAGGTCTACGCCGAGTCCCCCAAGGCCTTCACCCGCCGCCTGAAGGCCTACTGGCGGGCCTGGGAGCACGGCGACCCCGATCTCCCCGCCGATTGA
- a CDS encoding thiolase domain-containing protein (Catalyzes the synthesis of acetoacetyl coenzyme A from two molecules of acetyl coenzyme A. It can also act as a thiolase, catalyzing the reverse reaction and generating two-carbon units from the four-carbon product of fatty acid oxidation): MSDEPTPFVLGGHQSDFARNASREGLDLTALMGEAARGALASARLDAADVGVAHVGNFAAEIYSGQGHLGGLLVDAVPELEGIAVSRHEAACASGSMAVLAATADLAAGRADVALVVGVELMRADGGFAAQAALSAAGRAHDEVVGLEYPWPKLFGDVADEYDRRYGLDDIHLAAIARKAFANAKGNPLAQTRTWSVGDATFAADDETNPVVAGRLRRSDCSQVTDGAAAVVLATPRFAEAWAAERGLDLAAVARIEGWGHRTARMTMTDKFEASRDEPYVFPQLRAAALDAFSRAGIASVDELDAVETHDCFTISEYAALDHLGLTAPGESWKAVEDGRIERCGALPVNPSGGLLAAGHPVGATGVRMLWDATRQVTGTAGECQVDGARRVATLNLGGSLTTVASFVVGRG, encoded by the coding sequence GTGAGCGACGAGCCGACGCCCTTCGTCCTCGGCGGCCACCAGAGCGACTTCGCCCGCAACGCCAGCCGTGAGGGTCTCGACCTCACCGCGCTGATGGGCGAGGCGGCCCGGGGCGCCCTGGCCTCGGCCCGGCTGGACGCCGCCGACGTCGGCGTCGCCCACGTCGGCAACTTCGCCGCGGAGATCTACTCGGGCCAGGGCCACCTGGGCGGCCTGCTCGTCGACGCCGTCCCCGAGCTCGAGGGCATCGCCGTCAGCCGCCACGAGGCGGCGTGCGCCTCCGGGAGCATGGCCGTGCTGGCCGCCACCGCCGACCTGGCTGCGGGGCGCGCCGACGTCGCCCTCGTGGTGGGCGTCGAGCTGATGCGGGCCGACGGCGGCTTCGCCGCGCAGGCCGCCCTCAGCGCGGCCGGCCGGGCGCACGACGAGGTGGTCGGCCTCGAGTACCCGTGGCCCAAGCTCTTCGGTGACGTGGCCGACGAGTACGACCGCCGCTACGGCCTCGACGACATCCACCTCGCCGCCATCGCCCGCAAGGCGTTCGCCAACGCCAAGGGCAACCCGCTCGCCCAGACCCGCACGTGGTCCGTGGGCGACGCCACCTTCGCCGCCGACGACGAGACCAACCCCGTCGTGGCGGGCCGCCTCCGCCGCTCGGACTGCTCGCAGGTCACCGACGGCGCCGCCGCGGTCGTCCTCGCCACCCCCCGCTTCGCCGAGGCGTGGGCCGCCGAGCGGGGGCTCGACCTCGCCGCCGTGGCCCGCATCGAGGGCTGGGGCCACCGCACCGCCCGCATGACGATGACCGACAAGTTCGAGGCCAGCCGCGACGAGCCGTACGTGTTCCCCCAGCTCCGCGCCGCCGCCCTCGACGCCTTCTCCCGGGCCGGGATCGCCTCGGTTGACGAGCTCGACGCCGTCGAGACCCACGACTGCTTCACCATCAGTGAGTACGCCGCCCTCGACCACCTCGGCCTCACCGCTCCCGGCGAGAGCTGGAAGGCCGTCGAGGACGGGCGCATCGAGCGATGCGGTGCCCTGCCCGTCAACCCGTCCGGCGGGCTGCTCGCGGCCGGCCACCCCGTCGGGGCCACCGGGGTGCGCATGCTGTGGGACGCCACCCGCCAGGTCACGGGGACGGCCGGCGAGTGCCAGGTCGACGGCGCACGGCGGGTCGCGACCCTTAACTTGGGGGGCAGCCTCACCACCGTCGCCAGCTTCGTGGTCGGACGCGGCTGA